Proteins encoded together in one Quercus lobata isolate SW786 chromosome 3, ValleyOak3.0 Primary Assembly, whole genome shotgun sequence window:
- the LOC115981475 gene encoding zinc finger CCCH domain-containing protein 3-like, translated as MPLGKYYCDYCDREFQDTPYVRKRHLQGLQHLRNKALWFDSFQFKDANQAYTEGFGKGVCNRFVKTGFCQYGDSCKYVHPKNNLANVNTQGISVTGFVDNNQSPIIPGNQSVGGSFSGDVVRDNMGMSWGNLPPSLKPPPEGGYPSRPSVDWG; from the exons atgccGTTGGGGAAGTACTACTGCGACTACTGCGACAGGGAATTCCAAGACACCCCATATGTTCGGAAACGCCATCTCCAAGGTCTCCAACACCTTAGAAACAAGGCCCTCTGGTTCGACTCCTTCCAATTCAAAg ATGCTAACCAGGCTTACACTGAAGGATTTGGCAAAGGGGTGTGCAACCGCTTTGTCAAGACG GGTTTTTGCCAGTACGGAGATTCCTGCAAATATGTTCATCCCAAGAACAACTTAGCAAATGTTAATACTCAAGGCATATCAG TGACAGGCTTTGTGGATAACAATCAGTCACCAATTATCCCTGGAAATCAGTCGGTTGGAGGCAGTTTTTCAG GGGATGTAGTACGAGATAATATGGGAATGTCATGGGGCAATTTACCTCCATCTCTAAAGCCTCCTCCAGAGGGTGGATATCCTTCTCGCCCCTCTGTGGATTGGGGATAG
- the LOC115981474 gene encoding shaggy-related protein kinase NtK-1-like isoform X1 yields the protein MASVGVAAASGMREPSNHNVGVDRLPEEMNDMKIRDDKEMEATVVDGNGTETGHIIVTTIWGRKGEPKQTISYMAKRVVGHGSFGVVFQAKCLETGETVATKMVLKTRYKNAELQTMHLLDQPNVVSLKHCFFSTTEKDELYLNLVLEYVPETVHCVIKHYNKLNQRMPLIYVKPYYGQCLYVHMVNLKFFFLETAYV from the exons ATGGCTTCAGTCGGCGTAGCAGCTGCTTCTGGTATGAGAGAACCTAGTAACCATAATGTCGGAGTTGATCGGTTGCCGGAGGAGATGAATGACATGAAAATTAGGGATGACAAA GAAATGGAAGCCACAGTTGTTGATGGTAATGGTACAGAGACAGGTCATATAATTGTAACAACTATTTGGGGTAGAAAAGGCGAGCCGAAGCAG ACAATAAGTTACATGGCCAAGCGTGTTGTTGGACATGGATCTTTTGGAGTCGTGTTCCAG GCAAAGTGCCTAGAGACAGGTGAAACTGTTGCTACAAAGATGGTTCTTAAGACGAGGTATAAGAACGCAGAGCTACAAACCATGCACCTTCTTGACCAACCAAATGTTGTCTCTTTGAAGCACTGTTTCTTCTCAACCACTGAAAAGGATGAACTTTACCTTAATTTGGTACTTGAGTATGTTCCTGAAACAGTTCATTGTGTGATCAAACACTACAACAAATTGAACCAAAGGATGCCACTGATATATGTGAAACCTTATTATGGACAATGTTTATATGTTCATATggttaatttgaaatttttttttttggaaactgCTTATGTCTAA
- the LOC115981474 gene encoding shaggy-related protein kinase NtK-1-like isoform X2, protein MASVGVAAASGMREPSNHNVGVDRLPEEMNDMKIRDDKEMEATVVDGNGTETGHIIVTTIWGRKGEPKQTISYMAKRVVGHGSFGVVFQAKCLETGETVATKMVLKTRYKNAELQTMHLLDQPNVVSLKHCFFSTTEKDELYLNLVLESLGPCHIFIAALEYVIGTLNLKTFWMTQEKNAG, encoded by the exons ATGGCTTCAGTCGGCGTAGCAGCTGCTTCTGGTATGAGAGAACCTAGTAACCATAATGTCGGAGTTGATCGGTTGCCGGAGGAGATGAATGACATGAAAATTAGGGATGACAAA GAAATGGAAGCCACAGTTGTTGATGGTAATGGTACAGAGACAGGTCATATAATTGTAACAACTATTTGGGGTAGAAAAGGCGAGCCGAAGCAG ACAATAAGTTACATGGCCAAGCGTGTTGTTGGACATGGATCTTTTGGAGTCGTGTTCCAG GCAAAGTGCCTAGAGACAGGTGAAACTGTTGCTACAAAGATGGTTCTTAAGACGAGGTATAAGAACGCAGAGCTACAAACCATGCACCTTCTTGACCAACCAAATGTTGTCTCTTTGAAGCACTGTTTCTTCTCAACCACTGAAAAGGATGAACTTTACCTTAATTTGGTACTTGA ATCTTTAGGGCCTTGTCATATATTCATCGCTGCATTGGAGTATGTCATTGGGACATTAAACCTCAAAACCTTTTG GATGACACAGGAAAAAAATGCAGGTTGA
- the LOC115981474 gene encoding shaggy-related protein kinase NtK-1-like isoform X3: MASVGVAAASGMREPSNHNVGVDRLPEEMNDMKIRDDKEMEATVVDGNGTETGHIIVTTIWGRKGEPKQTISYMAKRVVGHGSFGVVFQAKCLETGETVATKMVLKTRSLGPCHIFIAALEYVIGTLNLKTFWMTQEKNAG; the protein is encoded by the exons ATGGCTTCAGTCGGCGTAGCAGCTGCTTCTGGTATGAGAGAACCTAGTAACCATAATGTCGGAGTTGATCGGTTGCCGGAGGAGATGAATGACATGAAAATTAGGGATGACAAA GAAATGGAAGCCACAGTTGTTGATGGTAATGGTACAGAGACAGGTCATATAATTGTAACAACTATTTGGGGTAGAAAAGGCGAGCCGAAGCAG ACAATAAGTTACATGGCCAAGCGTGTTGTTGGACATGGATCTTTTGGAGTCGTGTTCCAG GCAAAGTGCCTAGAGACAGGTGAAACTGTTGCTACAAAGATGGTTCTTAAGACGAG ATCTTTAGGGCCTTGTCATATATTCATCGCTGCATTGGAGTATGTCATTGGGACATTAAACCTCAAAACCTTTTG GATGACACAGGAAAAAAATGCAGGTTGA